CCCGTCTCGGTCTCCTTCCACTCCGTCTTCCATCCGGCGTGCTGCGCGAAACGGATGACGTTTTCACGCGAAGTGACGGTATCGACAAGTATCTCCACGCTGCCGGAACTCATCTTGTCAAGCACCCTCTTGGTCTCTATCACAGGCTGCGGGCAGGAGAGGCCGCGCGCGTCGACGATCTTCTTTTCCATCTCTAAAACCTCCTATGCCATCTTATTTCTGAAGCCGAATCCGACCAGCAGACAGAATATAAGCCCGATTATCGTCGCAGGCGCGCCGAAACCGCCGATTCCGGCGCCGGAGCTCGCAAGCGAAAAGTTATGCGCGAAGGCCGCGCCCACAAGCATGCCGAGGATGAAGCTCCCCGCGTCGGAGTCGCCCTCGCCCGACATGATAAGCATCCTGCCGGGACAGCCGCCGGCCAGCGTGAAGGCGAGTCCGGAGAGCACCATGCCGAGGAAGTTCCAGAGCTGCATCGTATGCGCCACGGGCTGTCCCTCAAAACCGGCTTTGAACTGGCCGAGAGCCATGTTAGCGACAAACGCCGCGAGGATGAAGGCGGCGATGCCCTTAAACAGGTGCGGATCCCTGACCATGATCAGGTCGCGCACCGCGCCGATCGTGCAGAAACGCGTGCGCTGCGCGAGCCAGCCGACGACGAGTCCGGCGCCGAGCGAGATAAGGATGGGGGCGTGAGCCGCTCCCGGCCCCTTCTCTGAAAAG
The window above is part of the Cloacibacillus evryensis DSM 19522 genome. Proteins encoded here:
- a CDS encoding sulfurtransferase TusA family protein, whose product is MEKKIVDARGLSCPQPVIETKRVLDKMSSGSVEILVDTVTSRENVIRFAQHAGWKTEWKETETGFAVTAKK